ACGGGTGTCGACCTGCTCGCGGATCAGCGCATGCGGCACCGAGTAGAAAAAGCTCTGCACCTCGACGTGGTAGTCGATGCCGACGCGGGCGAGGTGCCAGTCGGCATACTCGTAATCGTCTTGCGGCAGGGGCTGCATGGCGTGCCGCTCGATCGTCTCGAACAGCTGGCGGCGGCTGACGCCCAGGCGTCGCATCTCTCGATTGTTCATCCGCTCGAGGGCGACAGCGATCGCAGCATTGCACTCGCCCAGGGAAAAGAACGTGACGTTACGCAAGCGGCCGACGATGTAGGACTGCGCGAACCGCACGCCCGCCTCGACGGCGGCCTTGTCGCGTGGGCGCCGCGGCCGTGCTGGCAGGACGCCGACCCCGTAGTGCGCCGCCATCGCGGCATAGCTGCGGTTGATCTCGGGATCGTAGAACGAGGCCTTGTTGACGCCGCTCTTGAGGTTGTCCGGCACCAGCAGGCGCGGAACCGCACCGAAGTAGCGGAACATCCGCACGTGCGCGCCTACCCAATCAGGTAGTGCCTGCGACCAGGTTGCTTCGGCATAGGTCAGACTGGAGGCGCCAAGCACGGCGACGAAAATCTCCGCCATTCGCACTTCGCCGGTTACCGGATCGGCGATCGGCACCCGCTTGCCAGAGTAGTCGACAAACGCCTTGTGCCCGGCCACGTGCTGCTGGCGCATTGTCGGCGACAAACGCCTTTCAAAATCCCGGAACAGCTCGCAGAACCGACTGTAGGCATAACCCTCAGGATGGGTTGCTCTGTATTCCTCCCAAAGGATCACCAGGTTGACGCCCGGGCGCTTGAACTCGCGTACCAGCACCGCCCAGTCGGGTTCAGCGTGGTAGCGTGCTCCAAGCCGGACACCACCGTTGACGAACAGGCGCGCCATCAGGATCTCGTCCGTCGCGTCCACATCCAATGGCCAGGTGATCCCGGCCGCGATGGCTCGGCCGAGGTACTCGCGCACCGTGCTGGGCGAGATGCCCAGCTCGCGTGCGATCAAACGGGCGCTGGCGCCGGCTCCAAAATGCATCGTTAGTAAATGTCGTATCCGCCGCATGGACAGCCTCTGTGTCGGCATCCATCCCTCCATCGATTGCGATGGCGGCACTGGAGACCAGGTCATTGCTGACCCGCGAGACAATCCATCTCCGCTTGCCCACTCCTACCCTCATGGTGGGCGGGATCATCGGAATGG
The Lichenicola cladoniae genome window above contains:
- the istA gene encoding IS21 family transposase — its product is MRRIRHLLTMHFGAGASARLIARELGISPSTVREYLGRAIAAGITWPLDVDATDEILMARLFVNGGVRLGARYHAEPDWAVLVREFKRPGVNLVILWEEYRATHPEGYAYSRFCELFRDFERRLSPTMRQQHVAGHKAFVDYSGKRVPIADPVTGEVRMAEIFVAVLGASSLTYAEATWSQALPDWVGAHVRMFRYFGAVPRLLVPDNLKSGVNKASFYDPEINRSYAAMAAHYGVGVLPARPRRPRDKAAVEAGVRFAQSYIVGRLRNVTFFSLGECNAAIAVALERMNNREMRRLGVSRRQLFETIERHAMQPLPQDDYEYADWHLARVGIDYHVEVQSFFYSVPHALIREQVDTRATARTIEVFHRGKRVAAHVRRYGGPRHGTQPEHMPSAHRRYAEWTPERLQRQARGIGPNTEALIIAVLARRPHPEQGFRTCLGVLRLFRGLDAVRVEAASLRAVEIGALAYASVASILKHRLDRPTSPQATDETPLLHDNIRGSSYYH